From Bacillus basilensis, a single genomic window includes:
- a CDS encoding HAMP domain-containing histidine kinase, with protein sequence MVNLLIGIIFILLCVIYIQYKMRKNSSKNLRYTYEKLESIVNEKTGEKLLVMTDDLELQKLLVAINELLDAKQKTNADHAKVEISMRKMLSNISHDLKTPLTVILGYTEMLNKDKTISKEEQQILLEKVRVKTLEVMELIHKFFDLAKLESGDKAIEMTKVNMNEVCREKILSFYDLVTAKGFHVHIDIPERNIYALGNVEVLGRVLNNLISNAITYGDDGKTLGMMLRDDETNVYIDVWDKGKGIDESHIDKVFERMYTLEDSRNRLYQGSGLGLTITKRLVEAMDGKIHLSSKPYEKTIFTVVLKKMQF encoded by the coding sequence ATGGTCAATTTGTTAATAGGTATTATTTTTATATTGTTATGTGTCATTTACATACAGTATAAAATGAGAAAAAATAGTAGTAAAAATTTACGATACACATATGAAAAGTTAGAAAGTATTGTAAATGAAAAAACCGGCGAGAAGTTACTCGTTATGACAGATGATCTAGAATTGCAAAAATTATTAGTGGCAATTAATGAATTGTTAGATGCAAAACAGAAAACGAATGCAGATCATGCAAAAGTAGAAATTTCGATGAGAAAAATGCTTTCAAATATTTCACATGATTTAAAGACGCCACTAACAGTTATTCTTGGATATACAGAAATGTTAAATAAGGATAAAACGATAAGTAAAGAAGAACAACAAATATTACTTGAAAAAGTGCGTGTGAAAACACTAGAAGTAATGGAATTGATTCATAAGTTTTTTGATTTAGCAAAGTTAGAATCTGGTGACAAGGCAATCGAAATGACAAAAGTAAATATGAATGAAGTTTGTCGTGAGAAGATTTTATCTTTTTATGATTTAGTGACGGCAAAAGGTTTTCATGTTCATATTGATATACCAGAAAGAAATATATATGCACTTGGAAATGTAGAAGTATTAGGCAGGGTATTGAATAATTTAATATCAAATGCGATTACATATGGAGACGATGGAAAGACACTTGGTATGATGTTAAGAGATGATGAAACGAATGTGTATATAGACGTATGGGACAAAGGAAAAGGAATTGATGAGTCTCATATTGATAAAGTGTTTGAGCGTATGTACACACTTGAAGATTCAAGAAATAGATTGTACCAAGGAAGCGGTTTAGGGTTAACGATTACGAAAAGGCTTGTGGAAGCGATGGATGGAAAAATTCATCTTTCTAGTAAGCCGTATGAAAAAACAATTTTTACAGTTGTATTAAAAAAGATGCAGTTTTAG
- a CDS encoding response regulator transcription factor, translating into MSHHILLVEDDRSIQEMVEKYLIKEGFQVTIASDGEEGVNTYLKGSFDLIILDIMMPKLDGLEVVRIIREKSAVPILMMSAKDTDVDKAVGLGLGADDYICKPFSMIELAARVKAGIRRSTKYSTTETTEKMIQIGDLTIDPINFTVEKNRKPLKLTLKEFEILKLFVKNQNRVFTKAQIYTLVWNEEYYGDDNVINVHMRRLREKIESDPSNPEYIKTLWGIGYKLEVM; encoded by the coding sequence ATGTCACATCATATTTTATTAGTTGAAGATGATCGCTCAATTCAAGAGATGGTGGAAAAGTATTTAATAAAAGAGGGCTTTCAAGTTACAATCGCATCTGATGGAGAAGAAGGCGTGAACACATATTTAAAAGGTTCATTTGATTTGATTATCCTCGACATTATGATGCCAAAGCTAGATGGCTTAGAGGTTGTGCGTATCATTCGTGAAAAAAGTGCGGTTCCGATATTAATGATGTCAGCAAAAGATACAGATGTTGATAAAGCTGTTGGATTAGGACTTGGAGCAGATGATTACATTTGTAAGCCATTTTCTATGATTGAATTGGCGGCGCGTGTAAAAGCAGGTATTCGAAGATCTACGAAATATTCGACTACAGAAACAACAGAAAAGATGATTCAAATTGGTGATTTAACAATCGATCCAATTAATTTTACTGTGGAAAAAAATAGGAAGCCTCTCAAGCTTACTTTAAAAGAATTTGAGATTCTAAAACTGTTTGTAAAGAATCAAAATCGTGTATTTACAAAAGCACAAATATATACGCTAGTTTGGAACGAAGAGTATTATGGTGACGATAACGTTATTAATGTTCATATGAGAAGATTGCGTGAGAAAATCGAAAGTGATCCATCTAATCCAGAATACATTAAAACGTTATGGGGTATCGGTTATAAGTTGGAAGTGATGTAA
- a CDS encoding YwbE family protein → MNGQKRSNIAPGLEVDIVLKQDQRTGKLTRGIVKDILTNSPSHPHGIKVRLQDGQVGRVQNIVQ, encoded by the coding sequence ATGAACGGACAAAAACGTTCTAATATCGCACCCGGCCTTGAAGTTGATATTGTATTAAAACAAGATCAACGTACCGGCAAATTAACACGTGGAATTGTAAAAGATATTTTAACGAACTCTCCTTCTCATCCGCATGGCATTAAAGTGCGATTGCAGGACGGGCAAGTCGGTAGAGTACAAAATATCGTTCAATAA
- a CDS encoding class I SAM-dependent rRNA methyltransferase, with protein MRSEVTVKIKPKFIKEIKSGYPLILKDAIQNLNDVREEGTIIKVVDEKNNFVGKGYYGKQNKGYGWILTRKESEQINQSFFESKIKSALHKRKQFYKSNDTTAFRVLNGEGDGLGGLIIDYYDGYYVVSWYSEGIYTFRDEIIAALQKVANFKGIYEKKRFDTKGKYIEGDDFVAGERGEFPLIVKENGANFAVYLNDGAMVGVFLDQRNVRKQIRDKYAKGRTVLNMFSYTGAFSVFAALGGASKTTSVDLANRSLSKTIEQFSVNEVDYEAQDIIVEDVFLYFKYAAKKKMKFDMVVLDPPSFARSKKYTFSAAKDYKNLLKETIAITENNGIIVASTNCSAFDMKKFKGFIDTAFKEMNGKYKILEEHSLPEDFRTIDQFKEGDYLKVVFIEKIKG; from the coding sequence ATGCGATCAGAAGTAACTGTAAAAATAAAACCGAAATTTATAAAAGAAATTAAAAGTGGATATCCGCTTATTTTAAAAGATGCAATTCAAAATTTAAATGACGTCCGTGAAGAAGGGACAATCATCAAAGTAGTAGATGAGAAGAACAACTTTGTCGGAAAAGGTTATTATGGAAAACAAAATAAAGGATACGGCTGGATTTTAACGAGAAAAGAGAGTGAACAAATTAATCAATCTTTCTTTGAAAGTAAAATAAAATCTGCCTTACATAAACGAAAACAATTTTACAAATCAAATGATACGACAGCATTCCGTGTCTTAAATGGCGAAGGTGATGGTCTTGGAGGCTTAATCATCGATTATTATGACGGTTATTATGTAGTGAGCTGGTATAGTGAAGGAATCTATACTTTCAGAGATGAAATCATAGCAGCTCTTCAAAAAGTAGCAAACTTTAAAGGTATTTATGAGAAAAAGCGTTTTGATACGAAAGGGAAATACATTGAAGGTGATGATTTCGTAGCAGGAGAGCGCGGGGAGTTCCCACTTATCGTAAAAGAGAATGGTGCGAACTTTGCGGTGTATTTAAACGACGGAGCGATGGTTGGTGTATTTTTAGATCAGCGTAACGTTCGAAAACAAATTCGTGATAAGTATGCGAAGGGAAGAACAGTGCTAAATATGTTCTCTTATACAGGTGCTTTCTCTGTATTTGCAGCCCTTGGTGGAGCGAGTAAAACGACGAGTGTCGACCTTGCAAATCGTAGTTTAAGTAAAACGATTGAGCAGTTTAGTGTAAATGAAGTTGATTATGAAGCGCAAGACATTATCGTAGAAGATGTATTTCTTTACTTCAAATATGCAGCTAAGAAAAAGATGAAATTTGATATGGTCGTACTTGACCCTCCAAGCTTTGCGCGTTCAAAAAAATATACATTTAGTGCAGCGAAAGATTATAAAAATTTATTAAAAGAAACAATTGCCATTACAGAAAATAACGGAATTATCGTTGCTTCTACAAATTGTAGCGCATTCGATATGAAAAAGTTTAAAGGCTTTATCGATACAGCATTTAAAGAAATGAATGGAAAATATAAAATATTAGAAGAACATTCTTTACCAGAAGATTTCCGTACAATCGATCAATTTAAAGAAGGAGACTATTTAAAGGTAGTTTTCATCGAGAAAATTAAAGGGTAA
- the isdG gene encoding heme oxygenase, whose product MIIVTNTAKITKGNGHKLIERFNKVGQVETMPGFLGLEVLLTQNTVDYDEVTISTRWNAKEDFQGWTKSSAFKDAHSHQGGMPDYILDNKITYYNVEVVRMPMAAAQ is encoded by the coding sequence ATGATTATTGTTACAAATACAGCTAAAATTACAAAGGGAAATGGACATAAATTAATTGAACGTTTTAATAAAGTAGGTCAAGTCGAAACGATGCCAGGCTTTTTAGGTTTAGAAGTTCTTTTAACGCAAAATACAGTTGATTATGATGAAGTAACAATTAGCACACGTTGGAATGCAAAAGAAGATTTCCAAGGTTGGACGAAGAGCTCAGCATTTAAAGATGCTCACTCACATCAAGGCGGGATGCCAGATTATATTCTTGATAATAAAATCACTTACTACAATGTTGAAGTTGTACGTATGCCAATGGCTGCAGCACAGTAA
- the srtB gene encoding class B sortase translates to MSSKKERKKNSFFQRILTVVFLGTFFYSVYELGDIFMDYYENRKVMAEAQNIYEKSPMEEQSQDGEVRKQFKALQQINQEIVGWVTMDDTQINYPIVQAKDNDYYLFRNYKGEDMRAGSIFMDYRNDVKSQNRNTILYGHRMKDGSMFGSLKKMLDEEFFMSHRKLYYDTLFEGYDLEVFSVYTTTTDFYYIETDFSSDTEYTSFLEKIQEKSLYKTDTKLTASDQIVTLSTCDYALDPEAGRLVVHAKLVKRQ, encoded by the coding sequence TTGAGTAGTAAAAAAGAACGGAAGAAGAATTCTTTTTTTCAACGAATACTTACAGTTGTTTTTTTAGGTACCTTTTTCTATTCAGTATATGAATTAGGTGATATTTTCATGGATTACTATGAAAATCGTAAAGTAATGGCCGAAGCACAAAACATTTATGAAAAAAGTCCGATGGAAGAGCAATCACAAGACGGGGAAGTACGTAAACAGTTCAAGGCTCTGCAGCAAATTAACCAAGAAATAGTTGGATGGGTTACGATGGATGATACACAAATTAATTATCCAATCGTTCAAGCGAAAGACAATGATTACTATTTATTTCGTAATTATAAAGGTGAAGATATGAGAGCAGGAAGCATCTTTATGGACTATCGTAATGATGTGAAATCTCAAAATCGAAATACTATTTTATATGGTCATCGTATGAAAGATGGTTCTATGTTTGGAAGTTTAAAGAAAATGTTAGATGAAGAGTTCTTCATGTCGCATCGTAAATTATATTACGATACATTATTTGAAGGATATGATCTTGAAGTGTTCTCGGTGTATACAACAACAACTGATTTTTATTACATTGAAACGGATTTTAGCAGTGATACGGAATACACATCATTTTTGGAGAAAATTCAAGAAAAATCGTTGTACAAAACGGATACAAAATTGACAGCAAGTGATCAAATCGTAACACTTTCGACGTGTGACTATGCACTCGATCCGGAAGCAGGAAGGTTAGTCGTGCATGCGAAACTAGTAAAAAGACAGTAA
- a CDS encoding ABC transporter ATP-binding protein: MEIKNVTFSYDNVTDRLKSVSSEIEIGKITTIIGPNGCGKSTLLGVMSRNHDPRSGEVILDGKAISQYKPKEFARKLAVVHQQNEAPADMTVEKLTSFGRMPHKNVFSSQTNEDREAIERALACTNLLSKRDKEIHALSGGERQRVWIAMTLAQKTPMLFLDEPTTYLDIYYQLEILELVKELNEVHGLTIVMVLHDINQAIRYSDHIIVMKDGEIVTKGKPNDVVTESMIKTIYGVDVVVKQDEDTGLYMVPMGI, encoded by the coding sequence ATGGAAATTAAAAATGTAACCTTTTCGTATGATAATGTAACGGATCGATTAAAGTCGGTTAGTAGTGAAATAGAGATTGGTAAAATTACAACAATTATTGGTCCAAACGGTTGCGGGAAATCGACATTACTTGGCGTGATGTCAAGAAATCACGATCCTCGTAGCGGAGAGGTAATACTGGATGGGAAGGCCATTAGCCAATATAAACCGAAAGAGTTTGCTAGAAAGTTAGCCGTTGTCCATCAACAAAATGAAGCACCGGCAGATATGACGGTAGAAAAATTAACAAGTTTTGGTCGTATGCCTCATAAAAATGTTTTTTCCTCGCAAACCAATGAAGATAGAGAAGCGATCGAAAGGGCTTTAGCATGTACGAATTTGCTAAGTAAACGTGATAAAGAGATTCATGCGTTATCTGGCGGAGAAAGACAACGTGTTTGGATTGCTATGACGTTAGCTCAGAAAACACCAATGCTCTTTTTAGATGAACCGACAACCTATTTAGATATTTATTATCAACTCGAAATCTTAGAGCTAGTAAAAGAGTTAAATGAAGTACATGGATTGACGATTGTTATGGTATTACACGATATTAATCAGGCGATTCGCTATAGTGATCATATCATTGTTATGAAAGACGGCGAAATTGTTACGAAAGGTAAGCCAAATGATGTTGTGACAGAAAGTATGATAAAGACGATATACGGTGTAGATGTCGTTGTAAAGCAAGATGAAGATACAGGGTTGTATATGGTCCCAATGGGTATTTAA
- a CDS encoding iron ABC transporter permease, which yields MNKKTWSFFIVTVLLIVMTSLSAMKGSLEIGIVDLVQGIFTGANEDVEVIKDLRFPRIIIALFTGAALAVSGVLFQAVMKNPLADAGVIGISSGASFMTLVIITLFPQFFFWTPIFAFLGGAFACYLVYAFSWKSGLSPLRIILVGIAINAMFTGLNESFITICGYFIKSIKQTTTSNITMKTWGDVEIMVTYGTIGLILALFVGAWCNLLSLQDKTAKNLGLHVTRVRLIISAIAVLLAAVSTAIAGVIAFVGLLVPHISRQLVGSDHKVLIPFSALAGALLILTADTIGRLIVPPNEIPAATIMAVIGGPFLIFLLRKSDKVHGN from the coding sequence ATGAATAAAAAAACTTGGAGTTTCTTCATTGTTACTGTATTGCTTATTGTTATGACATCATTGTCAGCAATGAAAGGGAGTTTAGAAATAGGGATAGTGGACCTTGTACAAGGGATATTTACAGGGGCCAATGAAGATGTTGAAGTCATTAAAGATTTACGTTTCCCGCGTATTATTATTGCGCTGTTCACTGGGGCGGCTCTTGCCGTTTCGGGTGTGCTTTTTCAAGCTGTTATGAAAAATCCACTCGCTGATGCTGGAGTGATTGGTATATCTTCAGGAGCAAGTTTTATGACACTTGTTATTATTACGTTATTCCCGCAATTCTTTTTCTGGACACCGATATTCGCCTTTTTAGGTGGTGCGTTTGCATGTTATCTCGTTTATGCATTTTCGTGGAAGTCGGGGTTAAGTCCACTTCGCATTATTTTAGTTGGTATAGCTATTAATGCGATGTTCACTGGATTAAATGAATCGTTCATTACGATTTGCGGATATTTCATTAAGAGTATTAAGCAAACGACGACTTCTAATATAACGATGAAGACGTGGGGCGATGTAGAAATAATGGTTACGTATGGAACAATTGGTCTTATTCTTGCACTGTTTGTAGGAGCTTGGTGTAACTTATTATCGCTACAAGATAAGACTGCGAAAAACTTAGGTCTGCACGTGACGAGAGTTCGTCTTATTATCTCTGCTATTGCAGTACTCTTAGCAGCAGTATCAACAGCGATTGCAGGTGTTATTGCTTTCGTAGGATTACTCGTTCCGCACATTTCAAGACAACTAGTCGGTTCAGATCATAAAGTATTAATTCCATTTTCTGCTCTTGCAGGAGCGTTATTAATTTTGACGGCGGATACGATTGGAAGGTTAATTGTGCCACCTAACGAAATTCCAGCAGCGACGATTATGGCAGTTATTGGTGGCCCATTCTTAATATTCTTGCTTAGAAAGAGTGATAAAGTTCATGGAAATTAA
- the isdE gene encoding heme ABC transporter substrate-binding protein IsdE: MRVKKIASVLMAIILLISIAGCSSPKKETAKQVKSDSKERIVATTVAVTEIMDALEVDLVGVPTSTKDLPKRYKGLPEVGNPMSPDMEKVKSLKPSEVLSVTTLEYELKPVFDGVGMKANFVDLTSLKNMQNSISNLGKQYGREKQAEVVVTKLDNKVAEIKKAVKGKKEPTVLILLGVPGSYLVATEHSYIGDLVKQLGGKNIVQGEQVEYLASNTEYLKKADPDIILRAAHGMPDEVVKMFDKEFKTNDIWKHFAAVKNNRVYDLEERLFGTTGNLEATEALDELKKMMYP, from the coding sequence TTGAGAGTGAAGAAAATCGCAAGTGTACTAATGGCTATCATTCTGTTAATAAGTATAGCTGGGTGCTCATCACCAAAAAAAGAAACAGCGAAGCAGGTAAAGAGTGATAGTAAAGAGCGAATTGTTGCAACGACAGTCGCTGTTACTGAAATTATGGACGCGTTAGAAGTAGATTTAGTTGGTGTTCCAACAAGTACGAAAGATTTACCAAAGAGATATAAAGGTTTACCAGAAGTCGGGAATCCGATGAGTCCTGATATGGAAAAGGTAAAATCATTAAAGCCGTCAGAAGTATTATCTGTGACAACACTTGAATATGAATTAAAGCCAGTTTTTGATGGTGTAGGTATGAAAGCGAACTTTGTAGACTTAACTAGTTTAAAAAACATGCAAAATTCCATTAGTAATTTAGGTAAGCAATATGGACGTGAAAAACAGGCTGAAGTCGTTGTTACGAAGTTAGATAACAAGGTTGCAGAGATTAAAAAAGCAGTAAAGGGAAAGAAAGAACCGACAGTGCTTATTTTATTAGGTGTACCGGGGAGTTATTTGGTAGCAACAGAGCATTCTTATATTGGAGATTTAGTGAAACAATTAGGTGGCAAAAACATCGTACAAGGTGAGCAAGTAGAGTATTTAGCTTCTAATACAGAGTATTTAAAAAAAGCAGATCCAGACATTATTTTACGAGCAGCGCATGGTATGCCTGATGAAGTTGTAAAAATGTTTGATAAAGAATTTAAAACAAATGATATTTGGAAACACTTCGCTGCAGTTAAAAATAATCGTGTTTACGATTTAGAAGAGCGTTTATTTGGAACGACAGGGAATTTAGAAGCAACAGAAGCGTTAGATGAATTGAAGAAAATGATGTATCCGTGA
- a CDS encoding NEAT domain-containing protein, protein MNRYTKIIVAMFLMIFTFVSTLQPLAVQAATKLADGEYSIGFKVLKDTSDEESMMNQYSVSPGTLKVKDGKKKVSFTLTNSSWITKFETEKAGKLVATNVISEDKEKDTRVVEFDVEDVEKVLNAKVKVDIDFLNYHHEYDVRIAFDQNSITPIHVEKPNEKEDPANKPDPNETTDPGQKPDQKPDPDQQPNSNTITDGAYSIPFKVLKDQTDEESKMNTYMVNPGVLKVENGKKKAIVTLKSSSLIKNFQTEKDGAFVDAKVVSEDKEKDTRVVEFEVNDLSKKLNTKVFIEMASRNYKQTHDVQLLFEQDKLEQIKNEEKQPEVEKPEVEKPEAEKPEVEKPEVEKPEVEKPDENKKPDAETIKDGEYSINFKALKDQTDEISMMNTYTKSPGVLKVKDGKKYVSFTLTNSSWITKFEFEKNGSFVDANVISEDKKADTRVVEVEVPNLSKKLNAKVKVDIDPMNYHHFYDIQFAFDKGSIKPLDSQGGNNNQGGNNNQGGNDNQGGNNNQGGNDNQGGNDNQGGNDNQGGNDNQGGNDNQGGNDNQGGNDNQGGNGNQGGNGNQGNNTTIDPKALKDGEYSIGFKVLKDQTEEISIMNTYTKSPAVLKVKDGKKYVSFTLTNSAWITKFEFEKNGSFVNAKVLSENKEQNTKVVELEVDDLAKKLNAKVKVDIDAMNYHHFYDVQFVFDEGSIKFLGNNQGGNEDQSVNNDQGGSNIQGENNGKGGKNNQGVINNQGGNDTPKVKVDPRNLIDGQYDIPFKVLKDKTNELSKMHDYTVHPAKLIVKDGKKYIEMTLKNSAWITKFQTENNSLFADAKVVSEDKSANTRVVHFEVSDLFAKLNAKVKVDINEMNYHHFYDVQIQFDTNNIGALGTIKEDPKKDPKNNPNNPVITPKVDNVKTVGTPDFNRNADGKKKNEATGNGEKKEKNSKTADTAQLGLYMVLLLGSLALLVRKYRAGRL, encoded by the coding sequence TTGAACAGGTATACAAAAATTATTGTTGCTATGTTTTTAATGATATTTACATTCGTATCAACATTACAACCACTTGCAGTTCAAGCAGCTACCAAGTTGGCTGACGGTGAATATTCAATTGGCTTCAAAGTTTTAAAAGATACATCAGATGAAGAATCGATGATGAATCAATATTCAGTAAGCCCGGGAACTTTAAAAGTGAAGGATGGGAAAAAGAAAGTATCCTTTACATTAACGAATAGTTCATGGATTACGAAGTTTGAAACAGAAAAAGCAGGTAAGCTAGTTGCAACAAATGTAATTAGTGAAGATAAAGAAAAAGATACAAGAGTAGTAGAATTTGATGTAGAAGATGTAGAGAAGGTATTAAATGCAAAAGTAAAAGTAGATATTGATTTTTTAAATTATCATCATGAGTACGACGTTCGTATTGCATTTGATCAAAATAGCATTACACCAATTCATGTAGAAAAACCAAATGAAAAAGAGGACCCAGCTAATAAGCCAGATCCAAATGAAACTACCGATCCAGGTCAGAAGCCCGACCAAAAGCCTGACCCAGATCAACAACCAAATTCTAACACAATTACAGATGGTGCGTACAGCATTCCATTTAAAGTGTTAAAAGATCAAACAGATGAAGAATCTAAGATGAATACTTACATGGTAAATCCAGGAGTATTAAAAGTAGAAAACGGTAAGAAAAAAGCAATTGTAACATTAAAAAGTAGTTCATTAATTAAAAATTTCCAAACGGAAAAAGATGGCGCATTTGTTGATGCAAAAGTAGTGAGTGAGGATAAGGAAAAAGATACAAGAGTAGTAGAGTTTGAAGTAAACGATTTATCTAAAAAACTAAATACAAAAGTATTTATCGAAATGGCATCAAGAAATTATAAGCAAACGCATGATGTACAACTTTTATTTGAACAAGATAAACTTGAACAAATTAAAAATGAAGAGAAACAACCAGAAGTAGAAAAACCGGAAGTAGAAAAACCGGAAGCAGAAAAACCAGAAGTAGAAAAACCAGAAGTAGAAAAACCGGAAGTAGAAAAACCAGATGAAAATAAAAAACCAGATGCTGAAACAATTAAAGATGGTGAATACAGCATCAATTTTAAAGCATTAAAAGATCAAACAGACGAAATTTCAATGATGAACACATATACAAAAAGTCCAGGTGTGCTAAAAGTAAAAGATGGTAAGAAGTATGTATCATTTACGTTAACGAACAGTTCTTGGATTACAAAATTTGAATTTGAGAAAAATGGTTCGTTTGTTGATGCAAATGTAATAAGTGAAGATAAAAAAGCTGATACACGCGTAGTGGAAGTAGAAGTACCAAATTTATCGAAAAAGTTAAATGCAAAAGTAAAAGTAGATATCGATCCAATGAATTATCACCATTTTTACGATATTCAATTTGCATTTGATAAAGGTAGCATTAAGCCGTTAGATAGCCAAGGCGGAAACAACAACCAAGGTGGAAACAACAACCAAGGCGGAAACGACAACCAAGGTGGAAACAACAACCAAGGCGGAAACGATAACCAAGGCGGAAACGATAACCAAGGCGGAAACGACAACCAAGGCGGAAACGATAACCAAGGCGGAAACGACAACCAAGGCGGAAACGATAACCAAGGCGGAAACGACAACCAAGGCGGAAACGGCAACCAAGGTGGAAACGGCAACCAAGGTAATAACACAACCATTGATCCAAAAGCTCTTAAAGATGGTGAATACAGCATTGGTTTTAAAGTTTTAAAAGATCAAACAGAAGAAATTTCAATCATGAACACATATACAAAGAGTCCAGCTGTACTAAAAGTGAAAGATGGTAAGAAGTATGTATCGTTTACATTAACGAATAGTGCATGGATTACAAAATTTGAGTTTGAGAAGAATGGCTCTTTTGTTAACGCAAAAGTGTTAAGTGAGAATAAAGAGCAAAATACAAAAGTAGTAGAGTTAGAAGTAGATGATTTAGCTAAAAAATTAAATGCAAAAGTAAAAGTAGATATTGATGCAATGAATTATCACCATTTCTACGATGTTCAATTTGTATTTGATGAAGGTAGCATCAAGTTTTTAGGTAACAATCAAGGCGGTAATGAGGATCAAAGTGTAAACAATGATCAAGGTGGAAGTAATATTCAAGGTGAAAACAACGGCAAAGGTGGAAAAAATAACCAAGGCGTAATCAATAATCAAGGTGGAAATGATACACCGAAAGTAAAAGTTGATCCGAGAAATTTAATAGATGGTCAATATGATATTCCATTTAAAGTGTTAAAAGATAAAACAAATGAACTTTCAAAGATGCATGACTATACTGTACATCCAGCAAAATTAATCGTTAAAGATGGTAAAAAGTACATTGAGATGACGTTGAAAAATAGTGCATGGATTACGAAATTCCAAACAGAAAATAACAGTCTTTTTGCTGATGCGAAAGTAGTAAGCGAAGATAAAAGTGCAAATACGAGAGTAGTGCATTTTGAAGTAAGTGATTTGTTTGCAAAATTAAATGCAAAAGTAAAAGTTGATATCAATGAAATGAACTACCATCATTTCTACGATGTCCAAATTCAATTTGATACAAATAATATTGGTGCATTAGGAACGATTAAAGAGGATCCAAAAAAAGATCCGAAAAATAATCCGAATAATCCAGTGATTACACCGAAAGTAGATAATGTAAAAACAGTAGGTACTCCTGATTTTAACCGAAATGCAGATGGTAAGAAGAAAAACGAAGCTACAGGTAATGGTGAGAAAAAAGAGAAAAATTCAAAAACTGCAGATACAGCACAACTTGGTTTATACATGGTGCTACTGCTAGGGTCACTTGCTTTATTAGTTCGTAAATATAGAGCTGGTAGATTGTAA
- a CDS encoding NEAT domain-containing protein: MFKQFKMIIAVFAVLFTFIATLGLQDAKAATKLADGKYNITFTVWKGDKDESSRMNSYFESPATLTVKNGKQYVSFKVKDSASIKSFQVEKDGQFVETTVLSENKKDNTRVVEFEVADLSKKLNGKVKINIPIINYNASYDIRFVFDGNSIK; encoded by the coding sequence ATGTTTAAACAATTTAAAATGATTATTGCCGTATTTGCTGTTTTATTTACGTTTATCGCAACACTAGGTTTACAAGATGCAAAGGCTGCTACAAAACTAGCTGATGGAAAATATAATATTACTTTTACTGTATGGAAAGGCGATAAAGATGAATCGTCTAGAATGAATAGTTATTTTGAAAGCCCAGCAACATTAACAGTTAAAAATGGAAAACAATATGTTTCATTTAAAGTGAAAGATAGTGCTTCTATTAAAAGTTTCCAAGTAGAAAAAGATGGTCAATTTGTAGAAACAACAGTGTTAAGTGAAAACAAAAAAGATAATACTAGAGTTGTAGAATTTGAAGTTGCTGACTTGTCAAAAAAACTAAATGGAAAGGTGAAAATTAATATTCCAATTATTAATTATAATGCTTCGTATGATATTCGCTTTGTATTTGATGGGAACAGTATTAAATAA